The proteins below are encoded in one region of Parvicella tangerina:
- a CDS encoding RrF2 family transcriptional regulator has product MFSKACEYGIRATLFVAEQSAKGKRTGVKEIAKQTDSPEAFTAKILQTLVKSQILVSVKGPSGGFEIDKASLDKITLMNLVKAIDGDNIYNGCGLGLKECNSKHPCPVHDHFVSIRDDLKKMLSSTTLSQLINDLENGYTVLKR; this is encoded by the coding sequence ATGTTTTCAAAAGCATGTGAATATGGTATTAGAGCTACTCTTTTTGTTGCAGAGCAATCGGCAAAAGGAAAGCGCACAGGCGTCAAAGAGATTGCCAAACAAACTGATTCACCAGAAGCATTTACTGCAAAAATTCTACAAACCCTCGTTAAAAGTCAAATATTAGTTTCTGTTAAAGGGCCGTCTGGAGGGTTTGAAATAGACAAAGCTAGTCTAGACAAAATTACGTTAATGAACCTTGTAAAAGCAATTGATGGTGATAATATCTATAATGGTTGTGGACTTGGGTTAAAGGAATGTAATTCAAAACATCCATGTCCTGTTCATGATCACTTTGTCTCAATAAGAGATGACCTTAAGAAAATGTTATCTAGCACTACTCTATCTCAGTTGATAAATGATTTAGAAAATGGATATACCGTATTAAAACGATAA
- a CDS encoding sigma-54-dependent transcriptional regulator → MKLISEILIVDDNIDLLELLSRQLKGKGLVPTTSNNVMDAIDLIEHQAVDLLISDIKMSKIGGEQLIRYVSEHYPDLPILVMTGYPDVNSAVELMKMGVSEYLIKPFPAEDLLSAIMRIGSVEIREPEEEKLVDYSAGFPGIIGSSPKMIELFRTMEKTLNNKATVLINGESGTGKELIARAIHYESKFSSAPFVPVNCGAIPEQLIESELFGHLKGSFTGAIGDRKGFFESADGGTIFLDEITNTSLGVQAKLLRVLQEKEITPVGSSQSKKVDVRIISATNLDIKSLVSQGKFREDLFYRLNVISLNIPALRQRDGDVIKLINYFSAKFSKEHGLPIPKFEKVVLNTLENYAWPGNVRELENFIHRLVILAGNKVSMSDVPTYMKMTFDINSPENEFVSLEEHQLKYIKRVLKSTGNNKSKAADILKIDRKTLRNKLKDMG, encoded by the coding sequence ATGAAATTAATATCTGAAATCCTAATTGTTGATGATAATATTGACTTGCTTGAATTGTTAAGCAGACAATTGAAGGGTAAAGGGCTTGTGCCAACTACATCAAACAATGTGATGGATGCGATAGACCTTATCGAACATCAGGCAGTTGACTTACTCATTTCAGATATCAAAATGTCAAAAATTGGAGGGGAGCAGCTAATCAGATACGTTTCTGAACATTATCCAGATTTGCCGATATTAGTAATGACAGGATATCCGGACGTGAATTCAGCGGTTGAGTTGATGAAAATGGGCGTTTCAGAATACCTAATAAAACCTTTTCCAGCAGAGGACCTACTTAGTGCCATTATGCGCATTGGTTCTGTAGAAATTAGAGAGCCTGAAGAAGAAAAGCTTGTTGATTACTCGGCAGGTTTTCCTGGTATTATAGGTTCTTCTCCAAAAATGATTGAGCTATTTAGAACCATGGAAAAAACCCTTAACAACAAGGCAACAGTATTGATTAATGGTGAAAGTGGTACGGGAAAAGAATTGATTGCTAGGGCAATTCATTATGAAAGCAAATTCTCTTCAGCTCCTTTTGTTCCTGTTAACTGTGGTGCAATTCCTGAACAACTAATAGAAAGTGAACTGTTTGGTCATTTGAAAGGAAGTTTTACTGGAGCTATTGGGGATAGAAAAGGCTTTTTTGAGTCTGCGGATGGTGGTACAATATTTTTAGATGAGATAACCAATACTAGTTTAGGTGTTCAAGCGAAACTACTTAGAGTTCTACAGGAAAAAGAAATAACTCCAGTTGGCAGTTCGCAATCGAAAAAAGTTGATGTTAGAATCATTTCTGCTACCAATCTAGATATCAAAAGCTTAGTGAGTCAAGGCAAGTTTAGAGAAGATCTCTTCTACCGATTAAATGTAATATCCCTAAATATTCCTGCTCTCAGACAACGAGATGGAGACGTTATAAAATTAATCAATTATTTTTCTGCTAAATTTTCAAAAGAACATGGCTTACCTATTCCAAAGTTTGAAAAAGTTGTATTAAATACCTTGGAAAATTATGCGTGGCCAGGGAATGTTAGAGAACTTGAAAACTTTATTCATCGATTGGTAATCCTCGCTGGGAATAAGGTTTCGATGTCTGATGTACCAACCTATATGAAGATGACTTTTGATATAAATTCACCAGAAAATGAATTTGTATCACTTGAGGAGCATCAGTTAAAGTATATCAAGAGAGTCCTTAAGTCGACTGGCAATAATAAGTCAAAGGCTGCAGATATTTTAAAGATCGATCGAAAGACACTCAGAAACAAACTGAAAGACATGGGGTGA
- the ric gene encoding iron-sulfur cluster repair di-iron protein — MTELTENTSLGEIVTFDYRIGKILEQYNIDYCCKGNRSLREACEAIAYDPNELLIEINAVLGMQTSESINYSDLKLNELADHIVKHHHTYVEQKSNEILPLLEKVRNVHGKKHPELQQVYSLFKEGVQELAKHMKKEELILFPFIGKMIKAAHGEIDQFIISTNAVKSPIDQMMDEHNTEGERFQKINELTNTYTPPEDACNTYIRTYSLLSEFEKDLHLHIHLENNILFPKSLILQQSLDKSNE; from the coding sequence ATGACAGAGTTAACAGAAAACACCAGCTTAGGAGAAATTGTGACCTTTGATTACCGCATCGGAAAAATATTGGAACAATATAATATCGACTATTGTTGTAAAGGAAACAGGTCCCTACGAGAGGCTTGCGAAGCCATAGCTTACGACCCCAATGAATTACTCATTGAGATCAATGCTGTTTTAGGAATGCAAACAAGCGAGAGTATAAACTACTCAGACCTTAAGCTAAATGAACTTGCCGATCACATCGTCAAGCATCATCACACCTATGTTGAACAGAAATCTAATGAAATTCTACCACTCTTAGAAAAGGTTAGAAATGTACATGGCAAAAAACACCCCGAATTGCAACAAGTTTATAGCCTTTTCAAGGAAGGAGTGCAAGAATTGGCAAAACACATGAAGAAAGAAGAGTTAATATTGTTCCCATTCATTGGTAAAATGATCAAAGCTGCTCATGGAGAAATTGACCAGTTTATTATCTCTACAAATGCAGTCAAAAGTCCAATAGACCAAATGATGGATGAACACAATACAGAAGGTGAGCGATTTCAAAAAATCAATGAATTAACAAATACATACACTCCTCCTGAAGATGCTTGTAACACCTATATTCGAACTTATTCATTGTTATCAGAATTTGAAAAAGACCTACATCTACATATTCATCTAGAGAACAACATCCTTTTCCCAAAGAGCTTAATTCTGCAACAAAGCCTTGACAAAAGTAATGAGTGA
- a CDS encoding 5-formyltetrahydrofolate cyclo-ligase, which yields MNTTKEEKEELRSRMLALRKQLNPKEKRRLDHDICERLKRIIIRKDAQVVHAYLPIKGEVDITPFINWLLKKGVQVICPKVLPKRQLSNLVFTGFDNIEVGVFQTIHPSGNHLYDGPIDVIVMPGLAFDKELNRLGYGGGYYDRFLLKHLDSLKVAVQYGFQVHETIPIEDHDVKVDTLLN from the coding sequence ATGAATACTACCAAAGAAGAGAAGGAGGAGTTGAGAAGTCGAATGTTGGCTTTGAGGAAACAATTGAATCCTAAAGAAAAACGTAGATTGGATCACGATATTTGTGAAAGACTTAAGCGAATTATAATTCGAAAAGATGCTCAGGTTGTTCATGCTTATTTGCCAATAAAGGGGGAGGTAGATATAACACCTTTTATCAATTGGTTGTTAAAAAAAGGTGTTCAGGTAATTTGCCCTAAAGTATTGCCTAAAAGACAATTGTCGAATTTAGTGTTTACAGGTTTCGATAATATTGAGGTTGGAGTATTTCAGACCATTCACCCTTCTGGTAATCACTTATATGATGGACCAATAGATGTGATTGTGATGCCAGGATTAGCCTTTGATAAGGAGCTAAATAGACTTGGATATGGAGGGGGCTATTATGATCGGTTTTTACTAAAACACCTCGATTCGCTTAAAGTTGCAGTTCAATACGGCTTTCAAGTCCATGAGACTATTCCAATCGAAGACCACGATGTTAAAGTCGATACTCTCTTGAATTGA
- a CDS encoding Glu/Leu/Phe/Val family dehydrogenase: MKVEKINTKKAGMYENVLKQFNKAADIVALNEGVRKILSHTNNEIVVHFPVKMDSGEIEIFTGYRVQHNNYLGPYKGGLRYHPTVDIDAARALAAWMTWKTALVGLPYGGGKGGIKIDPKNYTKSELERITRRFVYALGDNIGPDLDIPAPDVNTNAQVMAWIADTYASIKSMAERQKNMHVVTGKPVGSGGLEGRDRATGFGVVSIIHEWAVQNNYDLENKTFIVQGFGNVGYWAAKFLGQLGAKLIAIQDISGTILNEKGIDPDQLLNYTRINGGDIVGFVDSRLMANQEFFGIDCDIIIPAALGNQITTENCNDIKATLIAEGANGPLEVEAEKILLDREVVILPDILCNAGGVIGSYYEWLQNKRSENWKLDEVLQKIDEKLSDAFNKVNSTSMELSTDFRTSAYVVALRRLEQTYLERGVFP; the protein is encoded by the coding sequence ATGAAAGTTGAAAAAATAAATACGAAAAAGGCTGGAATGTATGAGAATGTTCTCAAGCAGTTTAATAAAGCTGCTGATATTGTAGCGTTAAATGAGGGGGTAAGGAAAATACTATCCCATACGAACAATGAAATAGTAGTTCATTTTCCTGTAAAAATGGATTCTGGTGAAATTGAGATTTTTACTGGATATAGAGTGCAGCATAATAATTACCTTGGCCCATATAAAGGAGGTCTTAGATATCACCCTACGGTAGATATTGATGCAGCAAGGGCGTTAGCAGCTTGGATGACATGGAAGACGGCCTTAGTGGGGCTACCCTATGGAGGAGGTAAAGGAGGGATTAAGATAGATCCAAAAAATTATACAAAGTCGGAGTTAGAAAGAATTACCAGAAGATTTGTTTATGCATTAGGTGATAACATCGGCCCTGACCTAGATATTCCAGCTCCAGATGTAAACACAAATGCCCAAGTAATGGCATGGATTGCTGATACTTATGCATCTATCAAGTCAATGGCTGAACGACAAAAGAATATGCACGTTGTAACGGGAAAACCGGTTGGATCTGGAGGTTTGGAAGGACGTGATCGTGCAACGGGGTTTGGGGTTGTGTCGATAATTCATGAATGGGCCGTTCAGAATAACTATGATTTGGAGAACAAAACCTTTATTGTTCAAGGTTTTGGAAATGTGGGTTATTGGGCTGCCAAATTTTTGGGTCAACTGGGTGCGAAATTGATTGCAATACAAGACATAAGTGGTACAATTTTGAATGAAAAAGGAATAGATCCAGATCAATTACTGAATTATACTAGAATTAATGGCGGTGATATTGTTGGGTTTGTTGATAGTCGATTAATGGCGAATCAGGAGTTTTTTGGAATTGATTGTGATATTATTATTCCTGCAGCCTTAGGAAATCAAATTACTACCGAAAATTGTAATGATATTAAGGCGACTTTAATAGCAGAAGGCGCAAATGGACCATTGGAAGTAGAGGCCGAAAAAATCCTTTTAGATCGTGAGGTTGTAATTCTGCCAGATATTTTATGTAATGCTGGAGGTGTGATTGGGAGTTATTATGAATGGCTTCAAAATAAGCGTAGCGAGAATTGGAAGTTAGACGAAGTCCTCCAGAAAATTGATGAGAAATTATCTGATGCATTCAACAAAGTAAATTCCACCTCAATGGAGCTATCTACAGATTTTAGGACGTCTGCCTATGTGGTTGCACTAAGAAGATTAGAGCAAACTTATTTAGAAAGAGGTGTGTTCCCTTAA
- a CDS encoding type II toxin-antitoxin system ParD family antitoxin, with protein MSKNTSVSLGNYFDQFVQTQVSAGRYKNVSEVIRAGLRLLENEESKVIALKNAIQEGIDSGIAEDFDAENHLTELKARRKKNG; from the coding sequence ATGAGTAAAAATACATCCGTATCACTTGGTAATTATTTTGATCAATTTGTACAGACTCAAGTTTCTGCTGGTCGATACAAAAATGTTAGTGAAGTAATTAGAGCTGGGTTGCGTTTGCTCGAGAATGAAGAAAGTAAGGTTATCGCTTTAAAAAATGCCATTCAAGAAGGAATTGACAGTGGAATAGCTGAAGACTTCGATGCCGAGAATCATCTCACCGAATTAAAAGCAAGACGTAAAAAGAATGGCTAA
- a CDS encoding YitT family protein produces MNPLLQQIIINSVLRNKDEKTNNKKKEYSDFVLAKAYREYRISFTRQIKDIALITIGIFSAAFGFKSFLLTNDFIDGGATGISLLIAALTHIPLYILIICVNIPFILLGIKVMGKQFAIKTTLAIIGLAIVLATVSFPNVTDDNLLVAVFGGFFLGAGIGFSIRGGAVIDGTEVLAIYLSRKYGATIGDIIIVINVIIFGLAAYLLGVDVALYSMITYLAASKTLDFIVEGIEEYIGVTIVATHCEDIRQMIINKMGRGVTVHHGAKGYGRSGEPKDVKVIYTVITRLELSKLNTEIEKIEPSAFVVMNSVKDTKGGKIKKRALKH; encoded by the coding sequence ATGAATCCTTTATTGCAACAAATAATTATTAATTCTGTACTTAGGAATAAGGACGAAAAAACAAATAATAAGAAAAAGGAATATTCTGACTTTGTGCTTGCAAAAGCTTATAGAGAATATAGAATTTCATTTACAAGACAGATAAAGGACATTGCATTAATTACAATTGGAATTTTCTCCGCAGCGTTTGGGTTTAAAAGTTTCCTGTTAACAAATGATTTTATAGATGGCGGGGCGACAGGAATATCTTTACTTATTGCTGCATTGACTCATATTCCGCTGTATATACTAATTATTTGTGTAAACATTCCTTTCATCTTACTTGGTATCAAAGTAATGGGTAAACAATTTGCTATAAAAACTACATTAGCAATAATAGGACTTGCTATTGTTCTAGCTACCGTATCATTCCCTAATGTAACTGATGATAACCTATTAGTTGCTGTTTTCGGTGGTTTTTTCCTAGGTGCTGGAATAGGATTTTCGATTCGTGGTGGTGCTGTTATTGACGGGACTGAAGTCCTAGCAATATATTTGAGCAGAAAATATGGAGCTACCATTGGGGATATAATTATTGTGATTAATGTAATAATATTTGGATTAGCAGCATATCTACTTGGAGTGGATGTAGCTCTCTATTCCATGATCACCTATTTGGCAGCTTCTAAAACTTTAGACTTCATAGTTGAAGGAATTGAAGAGTATATTGGAGTAACTATAGTTGCAACGCATTGTGAAGATATTCGACAAATGATTATTAACAAAATGGGGCGTGGCGTAACTGTCCATCATGGAGCCAAAGGTTATGGTAGAAGCGGAGAGCCAAAAGATGTGAAAGTAATTTATACCGTAATTACGCGGCTAGAATTATCCAAGCTAAATACAGAAATTGAAAAAATTGAACCATCAGCTTTTGTAGTAATGAATAGTGTGAAAGATACAAAGGGAGGTAAGATAAAGAAACGAGCATTAAAACATTGA
- a CDS encoding group III truncated hemoglobin, translating into MKDIETLDDIKTMVDHFYTSVREDDTVGPIFTFFIKDWAPHLEKMYKFWQTLLLEEHTYSGSPFPPHVKLPIRAEHFERWVEIFHRTVDDKFHGEKAQIAKQRSEQIAQVFKAKLELIKTDI; encoded by the coding sequence ATGAAAGATATAGAGACTTTAGACGATATTAAAACAATGGTAGACCATTTTTACACATCTGTAAGAGAAGATGATACTGTGGGACCTATTTTTACTTTTTTCATAAAAGATTGGGCACCCCATCTTGAAAAAATGTACAAGTTCTGGCAAACACTCCTACTAGAGGAGCATACTTATTCTGGATCTCCATTTCCTCCTCACGTAAAACTCCCTATTCGTGCTGAACACTTTGAACGTTGGGTAGAAATTTTTCATCGTACGGTTGACGATAAATTCCATGGAGAGAAGGCTCAAATAGCCAAACAAAGATCTGAACAAATCGCCCAAGTCTTCAAAGCAAAATTAGAGCTAATAAAAACTGACATTTAA
- a CDS encoding DUF2490 domain-containing protein has protein sequence MNEKQLGGWYSLRLTTALGNDWEFNTEIHDRNWNIIGDLQQFVMGFGFRKKVASKGIALTMFNSYFLSKKPFPESNFIPEYRVHQEILIPKIIWKRLNLNTLLRIEERFIQNQPFRLRTRLNQIVRIPLNNKDIKDNTIYLEVSNEVFLNPKLSSKNSNLKYFDLNRFSFGVGWKTSKNVVLELGIMNQTTSSWSKNQFMIGTRFSI, from the coding sequence GTGAATGAAAAACAATTGGGAGGTTGGTATAGTTTAAGATTGACTACAGCACTTGGTAATGATTGGGAATTCAATACTGAAATTCACGATAGAAACTGGAATATAATCGGAGATCTACAACAATTTGTAATGGGGTTTGGTTTTCGAAAGAAAGTAGCTTCGAAAGGTATTGCATTAACAATGTTTAATTCCTATTTTCTTTCAAAAAAGCCGTTTCCTGAATCTAATTTCATTCCAGAATACAGAGTTCACCAAGAAATCTTGATTCCTAAAATTATATGGAAACGATTGAACCTAAATACTCTTCTAAGAATTGAAGAAAGGTTTATCCAAAATCAGCCATTTAGACTAAGGACAAGACTTAATCAAATTGTCCGAATCCCATTAAATAATAAGGACATAAAGGATAATACAATTTATTTGGAAGTTTCAAATGAAGTATTTCTTAATCCAAAATTATCGTCCAAAAATTCAAATTTAAAATATTTCGACTTAAATCGGTTTTCATTTGGAGTTGGTTGGAAAACATCTAAAAATGTTGTCTTGGAACTCGGGATAATGAATCAAACTACAAGTAGCTGGTCAAAAAATCAATTTATGATTGGTACTAGGTTTAGCATTTAA
- a CDS encoding type II toxin-antitoxin system RelE/ParE family toxin → MANYKLTNKAVQDLTNIWDYTFDKWSEDQADKYYNLLLDTCRDIANNPKLGKNYEGVRPDLFGLKTNRHIVFYRKLDDSIVEITRILHDRMDLKNRISE, encoded by the coding sequence ATGGCTAATTACAAATTGACCAATAAAGCCGTTCAGGACTTGACGAATATTTGGGACTATACTTTTGATAAATGGTCTGAAGACCAAGCAGACAAATATTATAATCTATTATTAGATACATGTCGGGACATTGCAAACAATCCTAAACTGGGCAAAAATTACGAAGGAGTTCGACCTGATCTATTTGGTCTAAAAACAAATCGTCATATTGTATTCTACCGTAAACTAGACGACAGCATTGTTGAAATCACAAGAATTCTGCATGATCGTATGGACTTAAAGAATAGAATATCTGAATAA